A single window of Archangium gephyra DNA harbors:
- a CDS encoding Kelch repeat-containing protein: MVEHRALHSALVLPDGQVLAAGGYRLSAELYDPASRAWASTGTPRASRRYHTATSLKDGQVLFAGGAGGEASTATELYDPAVRGWKAAGDMLAARRDHAAASLKDGRVLAVGGTDASGNSLATAELYDPVRDTWTPTGGLSGPRARHAALLLSNGRILVVGGNDASGNPLATAELYDPATGAWTPTGSMAIARGNPTTTSLLDGRVLVAGGAHWSNATSAELYDPATGSWTLTGAMTSPRRHHTAVPLPDGRVLVAGGYDESTGILATAEVYAPTTGTWTPLRSMSEARYLHAATVLADGQVLVTGGFGPGERLAYAELYDLASGTWKTQGALATARHRHTATLLPSGQLLVAGGYSATGALASAELRDPRTGTWTSTSGMRTPRYTHTATPLADGRVLVAGGLSLSSLASAELYDPATGSWTLTGSMATTHRYHTATLLADGRVLVVGGHDSSRVAELYDPATGSWTQSGSLSTTRRYHTSTLLTDGRVLVTGGYGPPRAGLPAASLNSAELYDPASGYWLAPFSLRMGTARSDHTATLLADGRVLVTGGFGPPTSGQPPTSLSSAELFDPATGTWTPTGALSSPRRYHTATLLRDGRVLVTGGHDGNGRLASAELYDPATGSWTPTGCLSSARGLHTASQLSSGQVLVTGGDDDTDWLTSNERYHP; the protein is encoded by the coding sequence ATGGTGGAGCATCGCGCCCTGCACTCCGCCCTCGTCCTGCCTGATGGGCAGGTGCTCGCCGCCGGTGGCTACAGGCTTTCCGCCGAGCTGTACGACCCAGCCTCCCGCGCCTGGGCCTCCACCGGTACCCCTCGAGCCAGCCGCCGCTACCACACGGCCACGTCCCTGAAGGACGGACAGGTGCTCTTCGCGGGTGGAGCCGGCGGTGAGGCCAGCACCGCCACGGAGCTGTACGACCCGGCGGTGCGAGGCTGGAAGGCCGCTGGCGACATGCTCGCCGCGCGCCGCGATCACGCCGCTGCTTCGCTGAAGGATGGCCGGGTACTCGCCGTGGGAGGAACGGATGCCAGCGGCAACTCCCTGGCCACCGCCGAGCTGTACGACCCCGTCCGGGATACCTGGACACCCACTGGAGGCCTGTCAGGGCCACGGGCCCGCCACGCGGCCCTCCTGCTGTCGAACGGCCGGATACTCGTCGTCGGAGGAAACGATGCCAGCGGCAACCCCCTGGCCACCGCTGAACTGTACGACCCGGCCACAGGTGCCTGGACTCCCACCGGCTCCATGGCCATTGCCCGTGGCAACCCCACCACCACGTCCCTACTGGACGGCCGCGTGCTCGTCGCGGGTGGAGCCCATTGGAGCAACGCGACCTCGGCCGAGTTATACGACCCGGCCACGGGCTCCTGGACTCTCACCGGCGCCATGACCTCCCCGCGCCGCCACCACACCGCCGTCCCGCTGCCCGATGGGCGGGTGCTCGTCGCGGGAGGGTATGACGAAAGCACTGGCATCCTCGCCACCGCGGAGGTGTACGCGCCCACCACGGGCACGTGGACGCCCCTGCGCTCCATGAGCGAGGCCCGCTACCTGCACGCCGCCACGGTGCTGGCCGACGGACAAGTGCTCGTCACGGGAGGCTTCGGCCCTGGAGAGCGGCTCGCCTACGCCGAGCTGTATGACCTGGCCTCTGGCACCTGGAAGACCCAGGGCGCACTGGCCACGGCCCGCCACCGTCATACGGCCACGCTGCTGCCCTCCGGGCAGCTGCTCGTCGCGGGAGGCTACAGTGCCACCGGTGCCCTGGCCTCCGCCGAACTCCGGGACCCGCGCACCGGCACCTGGACTTCCACGAGTGGCATGCGAACGCCGCGCTATACCCATACCGCCACGCCCCTGGCGGATGGGCGGGTGCTCGTGGCCGGTGGACTGTCCTTGTCGTCGCTCGCATCGGCGGAGCTGTATGACCCGGCTACGGGCTCGTGGACGCTCACCGGCTCCATGGCCACGACCCATCGCTACCACACGGCCACGCTGCTGGCGGACGGACGGGTGCTGGTCGTGGGTGGCCATGACTCCTCCCGCGTCGCCGAGCTGTACGATCCAGCCACGGGCTCCTGGACTCAGAGCGGCAGCCTGTCCACTACGCGCCGCTATCACACGTCCACGCTCCTGACGGATGGGCGGGTGCTCGTCACGGGTGGCTACGGGCCTCCCCGAGCCGGACTCCCCGCCGCCTCCCTGAACAGCGCCGAGCTTTACGACCCGGCTTCGGGGTACTGGCTTGCCCCATTCAGTCTGCGCATGGGCACGGCACGCAGTGATCACACAGCCACGCTGCTGGCGGACGGACGGGTACTGGTCACGGGCGGTTTCGGCCCTCCCACTTCCGGGCAACCCCCGACCTCTCTGAGCAGCGCCGAGCTGTTCGACCCAGCCACCGGCACCTGGACTCCCACAGGCGCCCTGAGTTCGCCCCGCCGCTATCACACCGCGACACTCCTGCGGGATGGGCGCGTCCTGGTGACTGGAGGCCATGACGGCAACGGTCGTCTGGCCTCGGCCGAGCTGTATGACCCGGCTACGGGCTCCTGGACTCCCACAGGGTGCCTGTCCAGCGCTCGCGGCCTCCACACGGCCTCCCAGCTATCCTCTGGCCAGGTGTTGGTGACAGGCGGCGATGACGACACAGACTGGCTCACATCCAACGAGCGCTACCATCCCTGA
- a CDS encoding ABC transporter substrate-binding protein, with translation MSSDDNVEWQLADLVDAISAEVDRAEDTLALKSYARKVSFAIKKIAFDVEVTMRRAPDGRLFFRSLDPGGTSDTLLKLDFAQVLESQLVGMRKPLDDTTTSAPLSTLPGITPEEIKALNAIAIYSVDDLLRYTRTSAMLAEVSRKSGIAETRLRFWRGLPFISVLKPARGAPGSSVVLEGGNFGAVRPVDAQVMFHGHKAKVLEWSGSRLTVEAPAEALGSGLVFLVMNAQPTNVVTWESTTLDVRVEEVLASTEAPMDGEPVQVEAVLVNRGSIASGAFSVQWFVDGVAGPVLPHGPLAPGERSTESGLRRELMLPAGRHTVRFVADVAEEMPGLDRAMLSFSRTVEVKPVQSLRVGDYRLLDGLDPLRMGPVDGSSVLGLVFRGLARPGPEGTLVPDLAESWTPPTPVEVDGFELYSITVTLRPGLRFHDGSPVSAEDVRFSFLQLWSMDTPWSDDMNHIHDIVLEGSQVKFIVWAPDALDSLLTMGVVPRASYDPSSFGWSPVGTGPFRVESFSADEMVLRAFRGYFRGAPRLERLTMQVVPDSDWLGEGVEKNELQLAVMPYSDVWFERLRSLGRWTLARVSSPFGEQLHVQVPGLLERDATSPDINASAYLWYVKP, from the coding sequence ATGAGTTCCGATGACAACGTGGAGTGGCAGCTGGCGGACCTGGTGGACGCCATCTCCGCGGAGGTGGACCGCGCGGAGGACACACTGGCCCTCAAGTCCTACGCGCGCAAGGTCTCCTTCGCCATCAAGAAGATCGCCTTCGACGTGGAGGTGACGATGCGCCGCGCGCCGGACGGGCGCCTCTTCTTCCGCTCGCTGGACCCGGGCGGCACCAGCGACACGCTGCTGAAGCTGGACTTCGCCCAGGTGCTGGAGAGCCAGCTCGTCGGGATGCGCAAGCCCCTGGACGACACCACCACGTCCGCGCCGTTGAGCACGCTGCCGGGCATCACGCCCGAGGAGATCAAGGCCCTCAATGCCATTGCCATCTACTCGGTGGACGACCTGCTGCGCTACACGCGCACGTCGGCGATGCTGGCGGAGGTGAGCCGCAAGTCCGGCATCGCCGAGACGCGGCTGCGCTTCTGGCGGGGTCTGCCTTTCATCTCGGTCCTCAAACCCGCACGAGGAGCGCCGGGCAGCAGCGTGGTGCTCGAGGGCGGCAACTTCGGGGCGGTGCGGCCCGTGGACGCACAGGTGATGTTCCACGGGCACAAGGCGAAGGTGCTCGAGTGGAGCGGCTCACGGTTGACGGTGGAGGCGCCGGCCGAGGCACTCGGGTCCGGCCTCGTCTTCTTGGTGATGAACGCCCAGCCCACCAACGTGGTGACGTGGGAGAGCACCACCCTGGACGTGCGCGTGGAGGAGGTGCTGGCGAGCACGGAAGCACCAATGGACGGGGAGCCCGTGCAGGTGGAGGCGGTGCTGGTGAACCGGGGCAGCATCGCCTCGGGTGCCTTCTCCGTGCAGTGGTTCGTGGACGGAGTGGCGGGGCCAGTGCTTCCGCATGGCCCACTGGCGCCGGGGGAGCGCTCCACGGAGAGCGGCCTGCGCCGCGAATTGATGCTGCCCGCGGGGCGGCACACGGTGCGCTTCGTGGCGGATGTGGCGGAGGAAATGCCGGGTCTGGATAGGGCAATGCTCTCCTTCAGCCGCACCGTGGAGGTGAAGCCGGTGCAGTCCTTGAGGGTGGGCGACTACCGGCTGCTGGACGGGTTGGATCCGCTGCGCATGGGCCCGGTGGACGGCTCGAGTGTGCTCGGGCTGGTGTTCCGCGGGCTGGCCCGCCCGGGCCCCGAGGGCACCCTGGTGCCAGACCTGGCGGAGTCGTGGACGCCTCCCACGCCCGTGGAGGTGGATGGCTTCGAGCTCTACTCCATCACTGTCACCCTGCGCCCGGGCCTGCGCTTCCACGACGGCTCCCCTGTGTCGGCCGAGGACGTGCGCTTCTCCTTCCTCCAACTGTGGTCCATGGACACTCCCTGGTCCGATGACATGAACCATATCCACGACATCGTCCTGGAGGGCTCCCAGGTGAAGTTCATCGTGTGGGCGCCCGACGCGCTCGACTCATTGCTGACCATGGGCGTGGTGCCACGCGCGTCGTATGACCCCTCCAGCTTCGGCTGGAGCCCCGTGGGGACCGGGCCCTTCCGGGTGGAGTCCTTCTCTGCGGACGAGATGGTGCTGCGCGCCTTCCGCGGCTACTTCCGGGGTGCACCGCGGCTGGAGCGGCTCACGATGCAGGTGGTCCCGGACTCGGACTGGCTGGGTGAGGGCGTGGAGAAGAATGAGCTCCAGCTTGCCGTCATGCCCTACAGCGACGTCTGGTTCGAGCGGCTGCGGAGCCTGGGCCGGTGGACGCTCGCCCGCGTCTCTTCCCCCTTCGGAGAGCAGCTCCACGTCCAGGTGCCAGGCCTGCTGGAGCGCGACGCGACGAGCCCGGACATCAACGCGAGTGCCTACCTCTGGTACGTCAAACCCTGA
- a CDS encoding kelch repeat-containing protein, giving the protein MSTPRLDHTATRLPSGKVLITGGRLYTTGGFASAELYDPASNTWSLTGSMTSPRYHHTATLLPNGKVLVTGGIGTLGNTLATAELYDPATGSWSSTPDMGEARREHTAIPLTSGRVLVLGGTNSDGSSTETVELYDPTTGSWSPTSPMSAPRLHHTTTLLPNGKVLVSGGATSLYGATLATAELYDPATGSWSPATDMDRPRRNHTALLLTSGKVLATGGDGFAALYDPIPGTWTPAGTINGPPSSAYEATLLPSGKVLLVSPFSSELYDPETQTWTPTTRPSGPQTGFTLTPLPSGNVLLVGSEWLSSSELYNPGARTWASLPGRVPSRGFGTLTPLPSGRLLVTGGANQDWRPSFQAELHDPLSGSWTSVGPMAEERYLHSATLLLDGQVLVTGGWTTELFDPASNTWSPTARMLTTRSGPHTATLLSDGTVLVVGSSSRHTEFYDPVTHSWFAVGDMAVSRYLHTATLLPSGKVLVTGGSSTDGSLNTVELYDPATRAWSTVGQLAFARTGHTATPLPDGRILIAGGWNDSDSDTLLAKAELYDPATHSSSVVGDMTLARYLHTATLLPSGKVLVSGGFGSEGPLDKAELYDPATHSWSPTTDLAERRYGHATTLLASGRVLVLGGMDSTSGYSPDYVRFSSIELYDADSGVWTSSGSMARARGYHTATLLPSGQVLLAGGYDSTSASALGTSELYGPGSGGIATMGMPRHGHTATLLASGKVLVSGGSDSSQSSELYDPATNTWSLMGNMASLRRFHTATPLPSGKVLVAGGHDSFRPAELYDPVSNTWSNTYSMTSARRYHTATLLPSGRVLVTGGYAPLATNRYLNSVELYEPSSNTWRLLSGMATRRSQHTATLLPSGKVLVSGGFNNVNGVLATAELYDPATNTWSSTGGMTSPRRHHTATVLPSGKVLVSGGYDGTNHLVTTELYDPATNTWSSSGCLTDARAYHTVTPLPSGELLVTGGQDSIRTLTSTERYHP; this is encoded by the coding sequence ATGAGCACGCCCCGGCTCGACCATACGGCCACGCGGCTGCCCTCCGGCAAGGTGCTCATCACGGGTGGACGGCTCTATACCACCGGAGGATTTGCCTCCGCCGAACTCTACGACCCGGCCTCCAACACCTGGAGCCTCACGGGGAGCATGACGTCGCCCCGCTACCACCACACCGCCACCCTGCTTCCGAACGGCAAGGTGCTCGTCACGGGTGGTATCGGAACTCTCGGAAACACCCTGGCCACGGCCGAACTCTACGATCCCGCCACCGGCTCATGGTCCTCCACCCCGGACATGGGGGAAGCGCGAAGAGAGCACACCGCCATCCCCCTGACCTCCGGCAGGGTGCTCGTGCTTGGAGGCACGAACTCCGACGGTAGTTCCACCGAGACGGTGGAGCTCTATGACCCCACCACGGGCTCCTGGTCCCCCACGTCACCCATGAGCGCTCCACGCCTGCACCACACCACGACCTTGCTCCCGAATGGCAAGGTGCTCGTCAGCGGAGGAGCAACAAGTCTTTATGGTGCCACCCTGGCCACGGCCGAACTCTACGATCCCGCCACCGGCTCATGGTCCCCCGCCACGGACATGGACAGGCCGCGCAGGAACCACACCGCCCTCCTGCTGACTTCCGGCAAGGTGCTCGCCACTGGAGGAGATGGCTTCGCCGCTTTGTACGACCCCATCCCCGGAACCTGGACCCCCGCCGGCACGATCAACGGCCCTCCCTCCTCCGCTTATGAAGCGACACTCCTGCCCTCCGGCAAGGTGCTCCTGGTGTCCCCCTTCTCCTCGGAGCTGTACGACCCGGAGACCCAGACTTGGACTCCCACCACCCGCCCGAGTGGGCCCCAGACCGGCTTCACGCTGACCCCACTCCCCTCCGGCAATGTGCTCCTCGTCGGCAGTGAATGGCTCTCCTCGTCGGAGCTGTACAACCCGGGCGCCAGAACATGGGCTTCCCTCCCCGGCAGGGTCCCGTCTCGTGGCTTCGGCACCCTCACCCCGCTTCCCTCCGGACGACTCCTCGTCACAGGCGGAGCGAATCAGGACTGGCGCCCCAGCTTCCAGGCGGAGCTCCATGACCCGCTCAGCGGCTCCTGGACGTCCGTAGGGCCCATGGCCGAGGAGCGCTACCTCCACTCCGCCACACTCCTGCTCGATGGCCAGGTCCTCGTCACAGGAGGCTGGACTACGGAGCTGTTCGACCCCGCCAGCAACACCTGGAGCCCCACCGCGAGGATGCTTACGACCCGCAGCGGGCCTCACACCGCCACCTTGCTATCCGATGGCACGGTCCTCGTCGTCGGCAGCAGTTCCCGTCACACCGAGTTCTACGACCCGGTCACCCACTCCTGGTTCGCCGTGGGTGACATGGCCGTGAGCCGCTACTTGCACACCGCCACCCTGCTGCCTTCCGGCAAGGTGCTCGTCACAGGAGGCAGCAGTACCGATGGCTCACTCAACACGGTGGAACTCTATGACCCAGCTACCCGCGCCTGGTCCACCGTCGGCCAATTGGCCTTTGCCCGAACTGGGCACACCGCCACCCCGCTGCCCGATGGCAGAATTCTCATCGCGGGCGGCTGGAACGACTCCGATTCGGATACTTTGCTCGCCAAAGCGGAACTCTACGACCCGGCCACCCACTCCTCGTCCGTCGTGGGTGACATGACCCTCGCCCGCTACTTGCACACCGCCACCCTGCTGCCTTCCGGAAAGGTGCTCGTCTCCGGCGGCTTCGGCTCCGAGGGCCCGCTGGATAAGGCGGAACTCTACGACCCAGCGACCCACTCCTGGTCTCCCACGACCGACCTCGCCGAGCGCCGCTACGGCCACGCCACGACCCTGCTCGCCAGCGGCCGGGTGCTCGTCCTCGGCGGAATGGATAGCACCAGCGGCTACAGCCCGGATTACGTCCGATTCTCCTCGATCGAACTCTACGATGCCGACTCCGGTGTCTGGACGAGTAGCGGCTCGATGGCCAGGGCCCGCGGCTACCACACCGCCACCCTGCTCCCCTCCGGCCAGGTGCTCCTCGCGGGCGGCTATGACAGCACCAGCGCCAGCGCGCTCGGCACCTCCGAGCTGTATGGCCCGGGCTCAGGAGGCATCGCGACGATGGGGATGCCTCGCCATGGCCACACCGCCACCCTGCTTGCTTCCGGCAAGGTGCTCGTCTCTGGCGGCAGCGACTCCAGCCAGTCCTCCGAGCTGTACGATCCAGCCACCAACACCTGGAGCCTCATGGGCAACATGGCCTCGCTCCGCCGCTTCCACACCGCCACCCCGCTCCCGTCTGGCAAGGTGCTCGTCGCGGGCGGCCACGACTCGTTCCGCCCCGCCGAGCTCTACGACCCTGTTTCCAACACGTGGAGCAACACCTACAGCATGACCTCGGCCCGCCGCTACCACACGGCCACCCTGCTGCCTTCCGGCAGGGTGCTCGTCACCGGCGGCTACGCGCCCCTGGCCACCAATCGCTACCTGAACTCCGTGGAGTTGTACGAGCCCTCCTCCAACACCTGGAGGCTCCTCAGCGGCATGGCCACCCGACGCTCCCAGCACACGGCCACCCTGCTGCCCAGCGGGAAGGTGCTCGTCTCCGGTGGCTTCAACAACGTCAACGGAGTGCTCGCCACCGCGGAACTCTACGACCCGGCCACCAACACCTGGAGTTCCACCGGTGGCATGACCTCGCCTCGCCGCCATCACACCGCCACCGTGCTGCCCAGCGGGAAGGTGCTCGTCTCCGGTGGCTATGACGGCACCAACCACCTCGTCACCACCGAGCTCTACGACCCGGCCACCAACACCTGGTCTTCCTCCGGCTGCCTCACCGATGCGCGCGCCTACCATACCGTCACGCCGCTGCCCTCCGGAGAGCTCCTCGTCACCGGCGGCCAGGACTCCATCCGGACCCTCACTTCCACTGAGCGCTATCATCCCTGA
- a CDS encoding Kelch repeat-containing protein has protein sequence MHRKTVTAQLCLVGLYVILAGCGQRPEQDSTLHTRTEAPDGRGTLLAANMPLGACPSGPGYTPVWVSTGSMNAPRYVHTATLLSSGRVLVTGGKNSGGLLATSELYDPTTGSWSPTGNLARPRYIHTATLLSSGKVLVTGGKNSGGLLATSELYDPATGSWSPTGNLARPRSEHTATLLSSGKVLVTGGQDSGVLLTSSELYDPATGSWSPTGNLGERRTGHTATLLPSGKVLVTGGYRDFSEEPVAAVELYDPVTGSWSFATSMGERRAGHTATLLPSGKVLVLGGYGHEEFSTAELYDPATGAWSPASSMKTILGVHTATLLSNGKLLVTSGYSSWTFQPASAELYDPGTDSWTVITPPSRYRTAYTVTLLPSGRVLFVGGTEGGSALAKAALYDPGARTWASIQGPVAPRDRARLTPLAAGRLLLTGGYSPSAELYDSHTGAWTSVGSMTETRAEYPTVTRLPSGEVLVTGGYNSRLLSSAEVFNPEDKTWTSTTSMLTARQGHSATVLATGKVLVTGGYSFTSAYNTSELYDPATRTWSPTASMNNPRAWHTATLLASGKILVTGGHGSSSEEVATAELYDPVTGIWSPTGGMASPRRYHTATLLPNGKVLVTGGWYSAGTGRVQDAELYDPATGSWSAAGSMRVPRYAHTATLLASGKVLIAGGGGSDSPTMATTELYDPATNSWSLTTELTAPRTHHAAALLDTGRVLVVGGSGDHGARDSAELYDPGSGVWRSAGSLTTPRRFHTTTALPSGKVLVTGGDTSTGSLGLNELYDPASGSWHNTGSLARSRYGHTATLLPSPSNKVLVTGGLGSTTLSDTELYDPASGSWTHAAPLTYARRFHTATLIPSGKLLVAGGSDSLRAELYDSSSNSWSATNSMRALRSYHTATLLPGGKVLVSGGFASSTYLKSAELYDPTSNTWSFTTTPSSARANHTATLLPNGKVLVSGGFNSTTGVLSTAELYDPATNSWSLTGSMTSPRRYHTATLLPNGKVLVSGGYDGGKHLATTELYDPASGLWSPTACFTEARAYHSVTPLPSGELLVTGGFDGLNPLSSTERYHP, from the coding sequence ATGCATCGAAAGACAGTGACCGCGCAGCTCTGTCTCGTGGGGCTGTACGTCATCCTCGCGGGCTGCGGCCAACGGCCGGAACAGGATTCAACCCTTCACACGCGAACGGAAGCTCCGGACGGCCGCGGCACGCTGCTGGCAGCCAACATGCCGCTGGGAGCATGTCCGTCCGGCCCGGGCTACACGCCCGTCTGGGTCAGCACTGGCAGCATGAACGCGCCCCGCTACGTTCACACCGCGACCCTGCTCTCCTCCGGCAGGGTGCTCGTCACCGGTGGCAAGAACAGTGGCGGCCTCCTCGCCACCTCCGAGCTCTACGACCCCACCACCGGCTCCTGGAGCCCCACCGGCAACCTGGCCCGTCCCCGCTACATTCACACCGCGACCCTGCTCTCCTCCGGCAAGGTCCTCGTCACCGGTGGCAAGAACAGTGGCGGCCTCCTCGCCACCTCCGAGCTCTACGACCCCGCCACCGGCTCCTGGAGCCCCACTGGCAACCTGGCCCGTCCCCGCTCCGAGCACACCGCCACCCTGCTCTCCTCCGGCAAGGTCCTCGTCACCGGTGGCCAGGACAGTGGCGTCCTCCTCACCTCCTCCGAGCTCTATGACCCCGCCACCGGCTCCTGGAGCCCCACCGGCAACCTGGGCGAGCGCCGCACCGGGCACACCGCCACCCTGCTCCCCTCCGGCAAGGTCCTCGTCACGGGCGGCTACCGCGATTTCAGCGAGGAGCCCGTCGCCGCCGTCGAACTCTATGATCCCGTCACCGGCTCCTGGAGTTTCGCTACCAGCATGGGTGAGCGCCGCGCCGGGCACACCGCCACCCTGCTCCCCTCCGGCAAGGTCCTCGTCCTCGGGGGCTATGGCCATGAGGAGTTCTCCACCGCCGAGCTCTATGACCCCGCAACCGGCGCCTGGAGTCCCGCTAGCAGCATGAAGACGATCCTCGGCGTCCACACCGCCACCTTGCTCTCCAATGGCAAACTCCTCGTCACCAGTGGCTACTCGAGCTGGACGTTTCAGCCCGCTTCCGCCGAGCTCTACGACCCGGGCACCGATTCCTGGACCGTCATCACCCCACCAAGCAGGTACCGCACCGCATATACCGTTACCCTCCTTCCCTCTGGCAGGGTGCTCTTCGTGGGAGGAACTGAAGGCGGCTCCGCGCTCGCCAAGGCGGCGCTGTATGACCCTGGCGCCAGGACATGGGCCTCCATCCAGGGCCCGGTGGCACCTCGCGACAGAGCCCGCCTCACGCCCCTGGCCGCCGGACGGCTGCTCTTGACGGGCGGGTACAGCCCCTCGGCGGAACTCTACGATTCCCACACGGGCGCTTGGACATCCGTGGGGAGCATGACCGAGACGCGCGCTGAATACCCTACCGTCACGCGCCTGCCCTCTGGAGAGGTCCTCGTCACGGGAGGCTACAACTCACGCCTTCTCTCCAGCGCAGAGGTGTTCAATCCGGAGGACAAGACCTGGACATCCACCACCAGCATGCTCACGGCCCGCCAGGGACACAGCGCCACCGTGCTCGCCACCGGCAAGGTACTCGTTACCGGTGGCTACTCCTTCACGAGCGCATACAACACCTCGGAATTGTATGACCCGGCGACCAGGACCTGGTCACCCACGGCCAGCATGAACAACCCCCGCGCATGGCACACCGCCACACTGCTGGCATCGGGCAAGATTCTTGTCACCGGTGGCCACGGAAGTAGCAGCGAGGAGGTCGCCACCGCCGAGCTCTACGACCCGGTCACTGGCATCTGGTCTCCGACAGGCGGCATGGCCTCGCCTCGCCGCTACCACACCGCCACCCTGCTCCCCAATGGAAAGGTCCTCGTCACGGGCGGCTGGTACTCCGCCGGGACCGGAAGGGTGCAGGACGCGGAGCTCTATGATCCGGCGACCGGCTCTTGGTCCGCCGCGGGCAGCATGCGCGTTCCTCGCTACGCGCACACTGCCACACTGCTTGCCTCCGGGAAGGTGCTCATCGCTGGCGGAGGCGGCTCAGATTCCCCCACGATGGCCACAACGGAGCTGTACGACCCGGCCACCAACAGCTGGTCTCTCACGACCGAGCTGACCGCTCCCCGCACCCACCATGCCGCGGCCCTGCTCGACACCGGCCGAGTGCTCGTCGTCGGAGGGAGCGGTGACCATGGCGCCAGGGACTCGGCCGAGTTGTACGACCCGGGCTCCGGCGTCTGGAGGAGTGCTGGCTCCCTGACGACTCCCCGCCGCTTCCACACCACCACGGCTCTGCCCTCAGGAAAGGTCCTCGTCACGGGCGGCGACACCAGCACCGGCTCGCTAGGCCTCAACGAACTCTACGACCCGGCCTCCGGTTCCTGGCACAACACCGGCTCGCTGGCCAGGTCCCGCTATGGCCATACCGCCACCCTGCTCCCCTCCCCCTCCAACAAGGTGCTCGTCACCGGCGGCCTGGGCTCCACCACGCTGAGTGATACCGAGCTCTACGACCCCGCCTCCGGCTCGTGGACGCACGCAGCCCCGCTGACCTACGCCCGCCGCTTCCACACCGCCACCCTCATCCCCTCCGGCAAGCTGCTCGTCGCGGGCGGAAGCGATTCCCTCCGCGCCGAACTCTACGACTCCTCCTCCAACTCCTGGAGCGCCACCAACAGCATGCGGGCACTCCGCAGCTACCACACCGCCACCCTGCTCCCCGGCGGCAAGGTGCTCGTCTCCGGTGGTTTCGCCTCATCCACCTACCTGAAGTCCGCCGAGCTCTACGACCCCACGTCCAACACCTGGAGTTTCACCACCACCCCGTCCTCCGCGCGTGCCAACCACACCGCCACCCTGCTGCCCAACGGCAAGGTCCTCGTCTCCGGCGGCTTCAACAGCACCACCGGCGTCCTCTCCACCGCCGAACTCTACGACCCCGCAACCAACTCCTGGAGCCTCACGGGCAGCATGACCTCGCCCCGCCGCTACCACACCGCCACCCTGCTCCCCAACGGCAAGGTCCTCGTCTCCGGCGGCTACGACGGCGGCAAACACCTCGCCACCACCGAGCTTTACGACCCGGCCTCTGGCCTTTGGTCTCCCACTGCCTGCTTCACGGAAGCGCGTGCGTATCACTCCGTCACCCCGCTGCCCTCCGGCGAGTTGCTCGTCACTGGCGGCTTCGATGGGCTCAACCCTCTCTCCTCTACCGAGCGCTACCATCCCTGA